A region from the Pithys albifrons albifrons isolate INPA30051 chromosome Z, PitAlb_v1, whole genome shotgun sequence genome encodes:
- the LOC139684565 gene encoding uncharacterized protein, giving the protein MPANPSSAPHTSPRRSPPPKRQPGSCGVGRLLLPGRKSFPATAPSSRHRGRSPLRREAGALPGSCWCSAQPGPALPVWETERRGGKRDERTRRGRTRPAFRALGSSGVVRQEYGGVSRRRSRSPCAPPSSREERNPRPAALLPTAAERRAGEARRSTGRILTPNGREELCVLRFVLPDSAFPTAAFAFASFAFSRGHTFYSAPIRGEMTWVGRTGGKCAS; this is encoded by the coding sequence ATGCCCGCTAATCCCTCCTCCGCCCCGCACACATCTCCCCGCCGTTCCCCGCCCCCGAAGCGGCAGCCCGGCTCCTGCGGGGTGGGCAGACTGCTGCTGCCCGGCAGGAAAAGCTTCCCCGCGACCGCCCCTTCTTCCCGGCACCGGGGCCGCTCGCCCCTCCGGCGGGAGGCGGGGGCGCTGCcggggagctgctggtgctcgGCGCAGCCaggcccggccctgcccgtgTGGGAGACAGAACGGCGCGGAGGAAAGCGAGACGAGCGGACTCGCAGGGGCCGCACTCGACCGGCGTTTAGAGCGCTCGGCTCCTCGGGCGTGGTGCGGCAGGAATATGGCGGCGTctcccgccgccgctcccgctcTCCCTGCGCGCCGCCGAGTTCCAGGGAAGAGCGGAACCCCCGCCCGGCCGCGCTGCTCCCCACAGCGGCGGAGCGCAGGGCAGGGGAGGCGCGGAGGAGCACTGGGCGGATTCTTACACCAAATGGCCGCGAGGAGCTCTGCGTGCTGCGGTTTGTCCTGCCAGACAGCGCCTTCCCTACCGCTGCGTTCGCTTTCgcttcctttgctttcagtCGTGGGCACACGTTTTATTCAGCTCCCATCCGAGGGGAGATGACTTGGGTTGGCCGGACTGGCGGAAAATGTGCCAgctga